One part of the Bacteroidia bacterium genome encodes these proteins:
- a CDS encoding histidine kinase, with protein MKTHYFHILQKFGILSLLLLEVVYHHPLHAQVNWDNPSFILTTDEGLPDNYIKSIAEDSYGFFWIGSNNGLSRYDGTRVEVIKKEGLPQAYYSKLLVDKKRDIIWLGSYLGLYNMDLKSQKVEQFTVTGIKKEFEHYVNALHLDRNDRLWVGSRKGFYHVDLESRELSYHLILEDSTDSRFGMYNNIHHILQDPDRDHILWIGAVGGFFKYDINKGKAELIKPQLEKLKSSKIIGYLYQDTSSHYIYASIRPGTSTPSPYQYLKFDPRQEKFVKGISIFDTWRSYKIFPHSQNRLCFSSNEGIAVYNTIEDKIEEVRKMDPSSGKSFRIEFMDSSERIWASNANGLAVYDPIQNQCLSAYYESNLPKAYHVITEIYVEPSGRKVYLAVFGGDGLYEYDLRKKSWKIYPAVGRDGQIFDATGVQTDNKGRVIVIANSNTYFLDRSAGLLKPMKLPFSLEEAGRGLKFIRDRKENALWLLYRRGLYYLNLDENSYKSWPDFPEFCPESHTAAAMFQDKKGRIWFSGICDGFLVFDPKTEEVKNQMDFPILIQDFSNAEIGDIAELGDTVYVLSELLKLAKIPVEDLSAEHSRLLNLKDHIPSEKYPNLEGMSELGFAAATTSSFDQKGNYFILTTFGLLKYNPKDHSTEIYNEGEGFVFKDRELKVHVAEKLTTMPNGQMVYGSRKGIHFFDPLNLSKDERMPIPYIRNIDINDEAIESDSAFYFKKSHYLEAGEYYLSFDFSAIDQTSSNKRKYKHKLEGVDQEWRTLRDRNSISYPNLKGGEYTFKLMVSNKDGIWNPQVATASIKIDKFWYDTYFARAFGITFLICLAILWYHYRVKRAVEKEQMRTSFEKKLAEVKMNALTAQMNPHFIFNSLNSIDYFIIKNESVLASEYLNRFSRLIRLILNNSRSNYISLKDDLDALKLYIEIESLRFDNKFEYEVKASKNLDPELIQIPPMLFQPYVENAIWHGLMQKEGSGKIEVKVELDEKEELIIGTITDNGIGRKKAMELKSKGVNKKKNKSMGMQITHDKIEAINFLHDLNASVSIHDLVDDAGIAAGTQVVLEIPI; from the coding sequence ATGAAAACTCATTACTTCCACATCCTGCAAAAATTCGGCATACTATCTTTGCTGCTGCTGGAAGTAGTATATCACCACCCTTTACACGCACAGGTCAATTGGGACAATCCCAGTTTTATCCTCACTACGGATGAAGGCCTTCCTGACAACTATATAAAGAGCATCGCTGAGGACTCCTATGGCTTCTTTTGGATAGGTAGCAATAATGGTTTGAGTAGATATGATGGAACCCGCGTTGAAGTCATCAAGAAAGAAGGCCTGCCCCAGGCCTATTATTCAAAATTACTGGTCGATAAGAAAAGAGATATCATCTGGCTGGGAAGCTATTTGGGACTATACAATATGGACCTCAAATCCCAAAAAGTAGAACAGTTTACCGTAACAGGGATTAAAAAAGAATTCGAACATTATGTAAATGCCCTTCACTTGGATAGAAATGATCGGCTATGGGTAGGAAGCCGGAAAGGATTCTATCATGTTGATCTCGAAAGCCGAGAGTTAAGCTACCACCTCATCCTGGAGGACAGCACCGATTCCAGATTTGGGATGTACAACAACATCCATCATATTTTACAGGACCCTGACAGAGATCATATCCTTTGGATAGGAGCAGTCGGGGGATTCTTTAAATATGATATAAATAAGGGGAAAGCCGAATTAATCAAACCCCAACTGGAAAAACTCAAAAGTAGCAAGATCATTGGCTACCTCTATCAGGATACTTCCTCGCATTACATTTATGCATCCATTCGACCGGGAACCTCTACCCCCAGCCCTTATCAGTATTTAAAGTTTGATCCCCGACAGGAAAAATTTGTAAAAGGTATATCCATATTTGACACCTGGAGGAGTTACAAGATTTTCCCCCATAGCCAAAATCGCCTGTGTTTTTCTTCCAATGAAGGCATAGCTGTATACAATACGATAGAGGATAAGATTGAAGAAGTTAGGAAAATGGATCCCAGCTCAGGAAAAAGCTTCCGGATAGAATTTATGGATAGTTCAGAACGGATTTGGGCAAGTAATGCAAATGGACTTGCTGTTTATGATCCCATTCAGAACCAATGCTTAAGCGCATATTATGAATCAAATCTTCCCAAGGCTTATCATGTGATTACAGAGATTTATGTAGAGCCCTCCGGAAGAAAAGTTTACCTGGCTGTTTTTGGCGGCGATGGATTGTATGAATACGACCTCAGGAAAAAAAGCTGGAAAATCTATCCGGCTGTGGGTCGGGATGGTCAAATTTTTGATGCAACAGGGGTACAAACAGATAATAAAGGCCGCGTGATTGTAATTGCGAACTCGAATACCTATTTCCTTGATAGATCTGCAGGCCTTCTCAAACCCATGAAACTCCCCTTCTCTCTGGAAGAAGCAGGAAGAGGATTGAAGTTCATTCGCGACAGAAAAGAAAATGCCCTCTGGCTACTATACAGGCGAGGATTATATTACCTCAATCTGGATGAAAACAGTTATAAATCCTGGCCTGATTTCCCAGAATTTTGCCCGGAATCTCATACAGCCGCAGCCATGTTTCAAGACAAGAAAGGGAGAATCTGGTTTTCAGGAATATGCGATGGATTCCTTGTTTTTGATCCCAAAACGGAGGAGGTAAAAAATCAAATGGACTTTCCCATCCTGATTCAAGATTTTTCCAATGCAGAAATTGGAGATATAGCTGAACTGGGCGATACGGTCTATGTCTTGTCCGAGCTGTTGAAGTTGGCAAAGATACCGGTAGAGGACCTTTCCGCCGAACATAGCCGTTTATTAAACCTAAAAGATCATATTCCCAGTGAAAAGTATCCCAATCTTGAAGGTATGAGCGAGCTGGGCTTTGCAGCTGCGACCACTTCCTCCTTTGACCAAAAAGGAAACTACTTTATCCTAACCACCTTTGGTTTGTTAAAATATAACCCCAAAGATCATAGCACTGAGATCTATAATGAGGGAGAAGGTTTTGTCTTTAAGGATAGGGAACTTAAGGTACATGTAGCCGAAAAACTGACTACCATGCCTAATGGCCAAATGGTATATGGGTCCAGAAAAGGTATTCATTTTTTTGATCCCCTGAATTTGAGTAAGGATGAAAGAATGCCTATCCCCTACATCAGAAACATCGATATCAATGACGAAGCAATAGAAAGTGATTCTGCTTTCTATTTCAAGAAATCTCATTACCTGGAAGCCGGAGAGTATTATCTGAGTTTCGATTTCTCGGCCATTGATCAGACAAGTTCAAACAAGCGCAAATACAAGCATAAGCTCGAGGGCGTAGATCAGGAGTGGCGAACCCTGAGAGATAGAAACAGCATTTCTTATCCCAATCTAAAAGGCGGCGAATACACCTTCAAATTGATGGTCAGTAATAAAGATGGGATTTGGAATCCTCAGGTAGCTACTGCCAGCATAAAGATTGACAAATTTTGGTATGACACCTATTTTGCACGTGCCTTTGGGATTACTTTTCTGATTTGCCTGGCTATACTTTGGTATCACTATCGGGTAAAGAGAGCAGTAGAGAAAGAGCAAATGAGGACCAGCTTTGAAAAGAAACTGGCGGAGGTAAAAATGAATGCCCTCACGGCTCAAATGAATCCTCATTTCATCTTCAACAGCCTCAACTCTATCGACTACTTTATCATCAAAAATGAATCCGTCCTGGCCTCCGAATACCTCAATCGTTTCTCCAGACTGATTCGACTCATCCTCAATAATAGCAGATCCAATTACATCTCCCTGAAAGATGATTTGGATGCATTAAAACTGTATATTGAAATTGAGAGCCTTAGATTTGACAATAAATTTGAATACGAAGTTAAGGCAAGCAAAAACCTCGATCCCGAATTGATACAAATACCACCTATGCTTTTTCAACCCTATGTAGAAAACGCGATCTGGCACGGATTGATGCAAAAAGAGGGCTCGGGGAAGATTGAAGTAAAAGTGGAATTGGATGAAAAGGAAGAGCTCATCATAGGTACGATTACAGACAATGGAATCGGAAGAAAAAAAGCTATGGAGCTTAAATCCAAAGGAGTAAACAAAAAGAAAAACAAGTCTATGGGTATGCAGATTACTCACGACAAAATAGAAGCAATAAATTTTTTACACGATCTAAATGCAAGCGTAAGCATACATGACCTGGTAGATGATGCAGGAATAGCAGCAGGTACTCAGGTTGTATTGGAGATACCTATTTAG
- a CDS encoding LytTR family DNA-binding domain-containing protein, translating into MIKSVILDDEKHSVETLKWKIEKFCPEVEIVATFTNPEEAFNFLQTANINLLFIDIEMPRMNGFEVLRNLGKVNFDVIFTTAYDEFGIKAIKFSALDYLLKPIQTQELGQAIEKHKQKSAQQISSEQLKVLFSNIKEDNEAPIKIALATKESIEFVQPHEIIACEADSNYTRVFLADGRKKLISKTLKEFEELLGEHHFFRSHHSHLVNTNHIKEYVRTEGGYLLMTNKLSVPVSRSKREEILRLF; encoded by the coding sequence ATGATAAAATCCGTAATACTCGACGACGAAAAGCACTCGGTGGAGACCCTTAAATGGAAAATCGAGAAGTTCTGCCCGGAAGTGGAAATCGTGGCAACATTTACCAATCCCGAAGAAGCCTTTAATTTTCTTCAAACTGCGAATATCAATCTCTTGTTTATAGATATTGAGATGCCTCGCATGAATGGTTTTGAGGTACTTCGAAATCTGGGGAAAGTAAATTTTGATGTCATTTTTACTACCGCCTATGATGAATTTGGGATCAAAGCCATCAAATTCAGTGCGCTGGATTATTTACTCAAACCCATCCAGACCCAGGAACTTGGACAAGCTATAGAAAAGCACAAGCAAAAATCAGCTCAGCAGATTAGCTCAGAACAACTCAAAGTACTCTTCAGCAATATAAAAGAAGACAATGAAGCCCCTATAAAGATCGCCTTAGCGACCAAGGAAAGTATAGAGTTTGTCCAACCTCATGAGATCATTGCCTGCGAAGCAGATAGCAATTATACCCGTGTCTTTCTGGCAGACGGGAGAAAGAAACTCATTTCGAAAACCCTCAAGGAATTTGAAGAACTTTTGGGGGAACATCATTTCTTCCGCTCTCATCACAGCCATTTAGTTAATACCAACCACATCAAGGAATATGTCAGAACAGAAGGTGGCTATCTGCTTATGACGAATAAACTTTCCGTACCCGTCTCCAGATCCAAGCGAGAAGAGATCCTGCGGTTATTCTAA
- a CDS encoding adenylate/guanylate cyclase domain-containing protein — MDNYEQSPQAEEKKDAPKVTYVGMNQSFPCYDPNYSILDVSIEERISHVHECGGNGKCTTCRVRVLDGMNNLSPKTALEKEIAHKRKWDHGIRLACQAKPKGDVVVQRLVWSSAEISQLQTEFIGDSGGEEREIIILCCDLRNFTEITSQNLVFDMVHMLNRFYTLLGDPILVNNGIIYQYVGDEIVGIFGTAGGDVEKNCTDAIRAALGMQYALERLNQFELKDLGNQFDIGIGIHYGKAYLGHMGHPKHRQFAVIGDPINIANRIQSETKEIESKILISEDFLAKLPDGILELKEEMDSTLKGKEDSLKLHGVKSFRKPDMNLEVQASLSVLLKDEEGFAESFYKRVFEKAPQVRSMFKNNMTIQGRLLTHMLGGIVYSLSRPGHLKLGLKSLGKNHAKYGVMPAHYPVVKEAMLETIEAEMGDLYNENIGAAWTQALDFVLMHMIQGHMSKF; from the coding sequence ATGGATAATTACGAACAAAGCCCACAAGCGGAAGAAAAGAAAGATGCCCCCAAGGTTACTTATGTCGGCATGAATCAATCCTTTCCCTGTTACGACCCCAATTATAGCATCCTCGATGTGTCGATTGAAGAAAGGATTTCTCACGTTCACGAATGTGGCGGAAATGGAAAATGTACGACCTGTCGGGTGCGGGTATTGGATGGAATGAACAATCTAAGTCCTAAAACGGCCCTGGAGAAAGAGATTGCCCACAAAAGGAAATGGGATCATGGTATTCGCCTCGCATGCCAGGCCAAACCCAAGGGCGATGTCGTAGTACAAAGGTTGGTCTGGTCCAGTGCGGAGATTAGCCAACTGCAGACGGAATTTATAGGAGATTCCGGAGGAGAGGAAAGAGAAATTATCATCCTTTGTTGTGATCTGAGGAACTTTACAGAAATCACCAGTCAGAACCTGGTTTTCGATATGGTGCATATGCTCAATCGTTTTTACACCTTACTGGGTGATCCCATTTTGGTAAACAATGGCATCATTTATCAGTATGTTGGCGATGAGATTGTAGGCATCTTTGGAACAGCTGGCGGAGATGTGGAGAAAAATTGCACCGATGCTATACGAGCAGCATTGGGTATGCAATATGCCCTGGAAAGGCTCAATCAATTTGAACTGAAAGACCTGGGCAACCAGTTTGACATAGGGATAGGTATCCATTATGGCAAAGCCTACCTCGGACACATGGGCCACCCCAAACACAGACAATTTGCAGTCATTGGCGATCCCATCAATATTGCCAATAGAATACAATCCGAAACCAAAGAAATCGAATCCAAAATCCTGATCTCAGAAGACTTTCTTGCAAAGTTGCCGGATGGTATACTTGAATTGAAGGAGGAAATGGATTCAACCTTAAAAGGAAAAGAAGACAGTCTGAAGCTCCATGGGGTTAAATCTTTCCGCAAACCCGATATGAATCTGGAAGTACAAGCTTCTCTGAGTGTTTTATTGAAAGATGAGGAAGGTTTTGCCGAAAGTTTTTACAAAAGGGTATTCGAGAAGGCTCCACAGGTTCGCTCTATGTTCAAAAACAATATGACTATCCAGGGCAGACTTCTGACGCATATGCTTGGAGGAATAGTCTATAGCCTGAGTAGACCCGGACACTTGAAATTAGGCCTGAAAAGTTTAGGAAAAAACCATGCTAAATATGGGGTAATGCCCGCACATTATCCGGTGGTAAAAGAAGCCATGCTCGAAACCATCGAAGCTGAAATGGGAGATTTATACAATGAAAACATCGGAGCAGCATGGACCCAGGCATTGGACTTCGTTCTTATGCACATGATACAGGGACATATGAGTAAATTCTGA
- a CDS encoding antibiotic biosynthesis monooxygenase family protein, producing the protein MEKSSEEVHLISRWKIKNGYQKEAEKVLVQFEERARNEPGTLSYLIHRPMWDIDLVSKPTPSQLEVLFYERYANKEAFLSHVNGQKEFMRAHGYFEYFVPPPNSPGSASEMVEFLRLERGYLQK; encoded by the coding sequence ATGGAAAAATCTTCAGAGGAAGTACATCTGATTTCACGATGGAAAATCAAAAATGGATACCAGAAAGAAGCGGAGAAAGTTCTGGTTCAATTTGAGGAGCGGGCTCGAAATGAGCCTGGGACGCTTAGTTATTTGATCCATAGACCCATGTGGGACATAGATTTAGTTTCCAAACCTACTCCTAGCCAATTAGAGGTGCTTTTTTATGAGCGCTATGCCAATAAGGAAGCTTTTCTCAGCCATGTAAACGGGCAAAAGGAGTTTATGCGAGCACATGGTTACTTTGAATATTTTGTTCCCCCGCCTAATTCGCCTGGGAGCGCTTCAGAAATGGTGGAATTTCTGCGGCTGGAAAGGGGGTATCTTCAAAAGTGA
- a CDS encoding amidotransferase, whose product MAKKIGLLICDHVLKQYVHINGSYPEMFRKLLPKLEMVDYFVCDGQFPDSIEACDGYLASGSKYSVYEEVDWIIQLKEFVSQLDQAKKKFVGVCFGHQLLAESTGGKVEKSAKGWCVGVHSFDMIQEKDWMREKEAPLNILMMCQDQVHKLPPDTEVLATGPTVEYAIIQKGDHMLGIQGHPEFSKAYDRKLMEDRVERMGRETVQKGLKSLEKDPHRALFSQWITDFLQT is encoded by the coding sequence ATGGCAAAGAAAATTGGACTTCTGATTTGTGATCATGTCCTGAAACAATACGTTCACATTAATGGCAGCTATCCGGAAATGTTCAGGAAACTACTCCCGAAGCTTGAGATGGTGGATTATTTCGTCTGTGATGGTCAATTCCCGGATAGCATAGAAGCCTGCGATGGCTATTTGGCTAGCGGTTCCAAATATTCGGTTTATGAAGAGGTCGATTGGATCATTCAGCTCAAGGAATTTGTTAGCCAGCTTGATCAGGCAAAAAAGAAATTTGTGGGAGTCTGTTTTGGTCATCAACTCCTCGCAGAATCGACGGGAGGTAAGGTGGAAAAATCAGCGAAGGGATGGTGCGTAGGTGTCCACAGTTTTGATATGATCCAGGAGAAGGATTGGATGAGAGAAAAGGAAGCCCCCCTCAATATCCTCATGATGTGTCAGGATCAGGTTCATAAGCTCCCTCCAGATACAGAAGTCCTGGCTACAGGGCCTACGGTTGAATACGCCATCATTCAGAAAGGAGATCATATGCTAGGCATTCAGGGGCATCCCGAATTTTCGAAAGCCTATGACAGAAAGCTCATGGAAGATCGGGTGGAAAGGATGGGGAGGGAAACTGTCCAAAAAGGTTTGAAGAGTCTTGAGAAAGATCCACATAGAGCTCTTTTTTCGCAATGGATCACGGATTTCCTCCAAACCTAA
- a CDS encoding CotH kinase family protein → MTRSTSAFLLLWLCFPFYNLLGQGEQIFDDAIVHEIQLSFSDSDFWTTLSDNYENNYPNIPYIMANAVIDGEILDSIGVRLKGFSSTFIATPKKSIKLDFNEYVSGKKYDGLKKINLNNGEGDPAILRDKLCYDILRNSGVKVPRTAYAKVYLNGTYWGLYLLVEQIDRTFLDENFGTDEGNLFKNMGNSDLSWQGRDTSLYQQEFELKTPARAGAWNRFVNLLDVLNNSSDQDFKDAIAQVFDVELYLKVLAVDVATSNWDSYIEHGRNFYMYENPNSGKFQWIPWDYNLAMGGTFSSAGEDPNPPDSLRKDSLAVSQCPTVINGSVPYPPEDTILQEVMSLDEACCYIGWDGICQDLYTRLSNGDTLGGGGGFPFGYPTFPVNMDTSSKVLINRLLAVPEYNEIYYQTWCRLLEDNFTTERLFPIIDTIGNLIRPHIQTDVNYPWSLQNFEGDLDQGNDTIPGLKRFIGSRIAEHSMQLGNLYDCSQLNSSLSFREVVINEFCASCDSLSGLADANGEYDDWIEIYNTTSSEVDLSHAYLSDNISNPQKWAFPAGTRLGPHAYMIIWADNDEGQEGLHANFKLSKAGESIILMDNNTILDSLSYEAQSSNQTFARKPNGSGNFLAGSPTFKATNDWVTGIGERWPEEMRLSVFPNPAHDRLNVNFEDQLLAGTQAFLLNMMGQEIMRKELKEIENSFYLGELALGMYLLRIENRNRQVYLIKRIEIN, encoded by the coding sequence ATGACCAGATCTACTTCTGCCTTTTTGCTCCTATGGCTATGTTTTCCCTTTTATAACCTACTAGGCCAGGGAGAACAAATTTTTGATGATGCCATAGTCCATGAAATTCAACTCAGCTTCAGTGATTCTGATTTTTGGACTACCCTGAGTGACAATTATGAAAACAACTATCCCAACATTCCCTATATCATGGCCAATGCTGTGATAGATGGGGAAATTCTCGATTCCATCGGGGTACGCCTAAAGGGCTTTTCCTCTACTTTCATCGCAACCCCAAAAAAATCCATCAAACTAGACTTCAATGAATATGTCAGTGGAAAGAAATATGATGGACTCAAAAAGATTAACCTCAATAATGGAGAAGGAGATCCTGCTATTCTTCGAGATAAATTATGCTATGATATTTTGAGGAATTCAGGCGTAAAGGTACCCCGTACTGCTTATGCAAAGGTCTATTTGAATGGGACTTATTGGGGGCTCTATTTATTGGTGGAGCAAATAGACCGAACGTTTCTGGATGAAAACTTTGGGACAGATGAGGGAAATCTCTTCAAGAATATGGGCAATTCGGATTTGAGTTGGCAGGGAAGGGACACTAGCCTATACCAACAGGAGTTCGAATTGAAAACTCCAGCAAGGGCAGGTGCCTGGAATCGCTTTGTCAATTTGCTGGATGTCCTGAACAATAGTTCCGATCAGGATTTTAAAGATGCCATTGCACAGGTATTTGATGTAGAATTATACCTGAAAGTTCTGGCAGTGGATGTCGCCACTTCTAATTGGGATTCTTATATAGAGCATGGGCGGAACTTTTATATGTATGAGAACCCCAATTCCGGGAAGTTTCAATGGATTCCCTGGGATTATAATCTCGCTATGGGGGGAACTTTTAGTTCTGCCGGAGAAGATCCAAATCCCCCGGATTCTCTTCGCAAAGATTCCCTTGCCGTATCTCAATGCCCGACAGTAATTAATGGATCCGTTCCTTATCCTCCCGAGGATACCATTTTACAGGAGGTTATGAGCCTGGACGAAGCCTGTTGTTATATTGGTTGGGATGGGATTTGTCAGGATTTATATACCCGACTGTCAAATGGAGATACCCTGGGTGGAGGGGGAGGTTTTCCTTTCGGCTATCCGACTTTTCCTGTAAATATGGACACCTCTTCAAAGGTGCTTATCAATCGACTTCTTGCAGTACCTGAATACAATGAAATTTACTATCAGACCTGGTGTCGATTGCTGGAAGATAACTTTACCACAGAAAGACTATTTCCCATCATTGATACGATTGGGAATCTGATTAGACCCCACATACAGACAGATGTAAATTACCCCTGGAGCTTGCAGAACTTTGAAGGCGATCTGGATCAGGGCAATGATACCATTCCCGGTCTAAAGCGCTTTATCGGTTCTCGGATTGCAGAACATAGCATGCAGTTAGGAAATTTGTATGATTGCAGTCAACTGAATTCAAGTCTTTCTTTTCGGGAAGTGGTAATCAATGAATTTTGTGCTTCCTGTGATTCCCTTTCGGGACTTGCAGATGCAAATGGAGAGTATGATGACTGGATAGAAATATACAATACGACCTCATCGGAGGTTGATCTTTCTCATGCGTACCTATCCGACAATATTTCGAACCCTCAAAAATGGGCCTTTCCTGCAGGAACTCGATTAGGTCCACACGCCTATATGATTATCTGGGCTGACAATGATGAAGGCCAGGAGGGATTACACGCAAACTTTAAACTTTCAAAAGCAGGTGAATCCATTATCCTTATGGATAATAACACGATCCTGGATTCACTGAGCTATGAAGCCCAAAGCTCCAATCAGACCTTTGCCAGAAAGCCCAATGGAAGTGGAAACTTTCTGGCTGGGAGCCCTACGTTCAAGGCTACCAATGACTGGGTGACGGGTATCGGGGAGCGCTGGCCCGAAGAAATGCGGCTAAGCGTTTTCCCAAATCCCGCTCATGACCGATTGAATGTCAATTTTGAAGATCAACTTTTGGCTGGAACACAGGCTTTTTTACTCAATATGATGGGCCAGGAAATTATGAGGAAAGAGCTAAAAGAAATAGAAAACAGTTTCTATCTGGGAGAACTTGCCCTGGGGATGTATCTCCTGAGGATTGAAAACAGAAATCGACAAGTATACCTGATAAAACGGATAGAAATCAATTAG
- the thrS gene encoding threonine--tRNA ligase, with protein MAENIKITLPDGMVKEYPSGVSGEKIAMDISEGLARVALSIKVNGDIYELSRPITEDADIQILTWRDQEGKETMWHSSAHILAEAIEELYPGAKLGFGPPIERGFYYDIDFGDHEFNQDDFQKVEKRFIELARSGETFERVPISKADALAHYKEKGNEYKVELIEGLDDGNITFYHSGNFVDLCKGGHIPNSKVIKAVKILNTAGAYWRGDEKNKQLTRLYAISFPKKKELDQHLEMLEEAKKRDHRKVGKELELFTFSEKVGMGLPMWLPKGTRLRETLVDFLKKVQEKGGYEQVITPHIGKKDLYVTSGHYEKYGEDSFQPIHTPHEGEEFLLKPMNCPHHCEIYKTRPRSYRELPLRLAEFGTVYRYEQSGELHGLTRVRGFTQDDAHIFCRPDQVKEEFMKVIDIVLYIFKILDFKEFKAQVSLRDPEKPEKYFGATEQWDMAEQAIIEAANEKGLETVHVKGEAAFYGPKLDFMVRDALRREWQLGTIQVDYQLPDRFELEYIGADNDKHRPVMIHRAPFGSLERFVAVLIEHTGGDFPLWLAPVQAIILPITEKFNDHCFELRNRLRDQGIRVEVDERYEKIGRKIRDAELKKFPYMLIVGEKEIENNGVSVRKRKQGDLGTMTEKEFIEHFQAEITEILS; from the coding sequence ATGGCCGAAAATATTAAGATCACATTGCCTGATGGCATGGTAAAAGAGTATCCCTCCGGAGTAAGCGGAGAGAAAATTGCCATGGATATCAGTGAAGGACTTGCCCGGGTGGCACTATCGATCAAAGTAAATGGAGACATTTACGAGCTGAGCCGCCCCATCACAGAAGATGCAGATATCCAGATCCTCACATGGAGAGATCAGGAGGGGAAAGAAACGATGTGGCACTCTTCGGCTCATATTCTTGCAGAAGCAATTGAAGAATTATATCCCGGTGCAAAATTGGGATTCGGACCACCCATTGAAAGAGGTTTCTATTATGATATCGACTTTGGAGATCATGAGTTCAATCAGGATGATTTTCAGAAAGTAGAAAAGCGTTTCATTGAACTGGCAAGAAGTGGAGAAACTTTTGAACGGGTCCCTATCAGCAAAGCGGATGCTTTGGCCCACTATAAAGAAAAAGGAAATGAATATAAGGTAGAACTGATCGAAGGCCTGGATGATGGCAATATCACATTCTACCATAGTGGAAACTTTGTGGACCTGTGTAAAGGGGGGCATATCCCTAATTCCAAGGTCATCAAAGCCGTAAAAATCCTCAATACTGCCGGTGCATACTGGAGAGGGGATGAAAAGAATAAACAGCTGACTCGTTTGTATGCCATTTCTTTCCCCAAAAAGAAAGAACTGGATCAACATCTCGAAATGCTGGAGGAAGCCAAAAAGCGAGATCACAGAAAAGTAGGAAAAGAACTCGAGCTCTTTACTTTCTCAGAAAAAGTAGGAATGGGTTTGCCTATGTGGTTGCCAAAAGGAACCCGTTTGCGTGAGACTTTGGTTGATTTTCTGAAGAAAGTTCAGGAAAAAGGAGGGTATGAGCAGGTTATCACCCCGCATATCGGGAAGAAGGACCTCTATGTAACTTCCGGGCACTATGAGAAATATGGAGAGGATTCTTTTCAGCCTATTCATACCCCTCATGAGGGAGAAGAGTTTTTGCTCAAACCCATGAACTGCCCGCATCACTGTGAGATTTACAAAACTCGTCCACGCTCCTATCGTGAACTGCCTTTGCGATTGGCAGAGTTTGGAACTGTATATCGCTACGAGCAAAGTGGCGAATTGCATGGATTGACCCGGGTAAGAGGATTTACCCAGGACGATGCCCATATCTTTTGCCGTCCGGATCAGGTGAAAGAGGAATTCATGAAGGTGATAGACATTGTACTCTATATCTTCAAGATTCTCGATTTCAAAGAATTTAAGGCGCAGGTTTCTCTGCGCGATCCTGAAAAGCCGGAAAAGTACTTTGGCGCTACTGAGCAATGGGACATGGCCGAGCAGGCAATCATCGAAGCTGCCAATGAAAAAGGTCTGGAAACTGTGCATGTGAAAGGGGAAGCGGCATTCTATGGTCCGAAACTGGACTTCATGGTGCGAGATGCTTTGAGAAGGGAGTGGCAATTGGGTACCATCCAGGTTGATTATCAATTACCCGATCGCTTTGAACTGGAATATATCGGGGCAGATAATGATAAACATCGTCCGGTGATGATTCACCGTGCGCCATTCGGATCTTTGGAGCGATTTGTTGCTGTACTGATCGAGCATACCGGAGGAGATTTCCCCCTTTGGCTGGCTCCTGTACAAGCCATCATTCTGCCTATTACTGAGAAATTTAACGATCACTGCTTTGAGTTGAGAAATAGATTGCGCGATCAGGGAATCAGAGTTGAAGTAGATGAAAGATATGAGAAGATTGGCAGAAAGATTAGAGATGCAGAACTAAAAAAATTCCCTTACATGCTAATTGTTGGGGAGAAAGAAATAGAAAATAATGGAGTTTCTGTCAGAAAAAGGAAGCAGGGAGACCTCGGAACTATGACAGAAAAGGAATTTATTGAACATTTTCAGGCAGAAATCACTGAAATTTTGTCATAG